From Anaerohalosphaera lusitana, one genomic window encodes:
- a CDS encoding efflux transporter outer membrane subunit, which produces MYHTQVCQRSTKRGLNMMTSRALMNSIGIRLIILVLTILLGQGCTVGPDYSHPGLLVPDKWQAELQRGLNADELDVAGWWQRYSDPTLIELVETARSKNLDVQQAFVRIAEARSALAATMGRYYPDINASGYYTRFRNSENITAIEAAGTSGDQYNIHNLGFDASWEIDVFGDIRRSVEASRAAYEATIEDFHDVLVILTADVAFNYFELLATRKRINFAEQNIILQKEMRELTKNRFDAEIAPELDVEQAELNLANTESILPTLRILETAALNRLAVLLGKNPGQIDKLLTDRTELPALPDDILVGLPVELIRHRPDIRSAERELARQVAEIGIATSELYPQFSLDGFFAFQSLDLSTLDNWGSRTYGFGPAFVWNIFDGNRIRNNIDIQKSQADQALVGYEQTLLLALEDVENAMVAYVQERERSDALQRSVTAARRSVELVSELYRNGLTDFQNVLDMQRTLFEQQDQLAQSSGQVAINSARIYKALGGWWDKDVQKAQDSQAITADGAD; this is translated from the coding sequence ATGTATCATACACAAGTGTGTCAAAGAAGCACAAAGAGAGGCCTGAATATGATGACCAGTCGTGCATTAATGAATTCAATCGGTATAAGGTTGATTATTCTTGTTCTTACCATCCTTCTGGGACAAGGATGCACTGTGGGGCCAGATTACAGCCATCCCGGGCTGTTGGTGCCGGACAAATGGCAGGCTGAACTTCAACGGGGGCTGAATGCCGATGAACTCGATGTGGCCGGGTGGTGGCAGAGATATAGCGATCCTACACTTATCGAACTTGTGGAAACAGCAAGATCGAAGAACCTCGATGTGCAGCAGGCCTTTGTGCGTATTGCAGAGGCGCGATCAGCACTGGCAGCAACCATGGGACGTTACTACCCGGACATCAATGCCTCGGGCTATTATACAAGGTTCAGGAACAGCGAAAACATTACCGCGATCGAAGCGGCCGGAACATCAGGTGATCAGTACAACATCCATAATCTGGGTTTCGATGCGAGCTGGGAAATCGACGTATTCGGTGATATCAGGCGGTCGGTGGAAGCTTCCAGAGCTGCATATGAGGCAACCATCGAAGATTTTCATGACGTGCTGGTCATACTCACTGCCGATGTCGCATTCAACTACTTCGAACTCCTAGCGACCCGGAAGAGAATAAACTTTGCTGAGCAGAACATCATCCTTCAAAAGGAGATGAGGGAACTCACAAAAAATCGCTTTGATGCTGAAATAGCACCCGAACTCGACGTCGAGCAAGCTGAGCTGAATCTTGCTAACACCGAGTCCATACTGCCGACTCTTCGCATCCTTGAAACCGCAGCGTTAAACCGCCTTGCGGTGCTGCTTGGTAAGAACCCGGGACAGATAGACAAGCTTCTTACAGATCGAACCGAGCTTCCTGCTTTGCCGGATGACATCCTGGTCGGCCTTCCGGTCGAGCTGATCAGACATCGTCCGGACATTCGCAGTGCCGAACGCGAACTTGCCCGGCAGGTTGCCGAGATAGGCATAGCGACTTCCGAATTGTATCCACAGTTCTCCCTCGACGGCTTCTTCGCTTTCCAGTCACTTGATCTGTCCACGCTGGATAACTGGGGCAGCCGGACATATGGATTCGGTCCTGCGTTTGTGTGGAACATCTTTGACGGCAACCGCATCAGAAATAACATAGACATACAGAAAAGCCAGGCAGATCAGGCCTTGGTCGGATATGAGCAGACCCTGCTGCTGGCATTGGAAGATGTCGAAAATGCGATGGTTGCTTACGTACAGGAACGGGAGCGAAGTGACGCGCTTCAACGAAGTGTAACCGCTGCCCGAAGATCAGTTGAACTGGTCAGCGAACTTTACCGCAATGGTCTGACGGATTTCCAGAATGTGCTGGACATGCAGCGAACTCTTTTTGAACAGCAGGACCAGTTGGCCCAAAGCAGTGGTCAAGTCGCTATAAATTCGGCACGCATTTACAAAGCATTGGGCGGATGGTGGGATAAAGATGTGCAGAAAGCTCAGGACTCGCAAGCAATAACCGCAGACGGTGCAGACTAA